A window from Theobroma cacao cultivar B97-61/B2 chromosome 3, Criollo_cocoa_genome_V2, whole genome shotgun sequence encodes these proteins:
- the LOC18604373 gene encoding uncharacterized protein LOC18604373: MGNAASCAPSIISSGVVKVLFPDGNMQMYTKPVKAADLMLENPGQFVCDSSSLKVGYRIHGLTADEVLERRQVYFLLPMELLYSVLTHEEMSCLTCKATKALKHATFNNFGKIFPVFTEFCIFPSEAKTPENPVSKTADSVERYSKQRSWRPALETIVETPCRQ, translated from the coding sequence ATGGGGAACGCAGCTTCCTGTGCACCTTCAATCATCTCAAGTGGAGTAGTGAAGGTGCTATTCCCAGATGGGAATATGCAGATGTATACAAAACCAGTTAAAGCAGCGGATCTCATGTTAGAGAATCCTGGACAATTTGTCTGTGATTCAAGCAGTCTAAAAGTTGGTTACAGGATTCACGGTCTAACAGCAGATGAAGTGCTAGAGCGACGCCAAGTCTACTTCCTTCTCCCCATGGAATTGCTCTACTCAGTGCTCACACATGAGGAAATGAGCTGTCTCACTTGCAAGGCTACCAAGGCATTGAAACATGCAACTTTCAATAATTTTGGGAAAATTTTTCCTGTCTTTACTGAGTTTTGCATTTTCCCGTCCGAGGCCAAGACACCAGAGAATCCGGTGAGCAAGACAGCAGATTCGGTGGAGAGGTATTCCAAGCAGAGATCGTGGAGGCCAGCATTGGAGACAATTGTTGAAACTCCCTGTAGGCAATAA